aacatttaTGGGACATGCATGATCACAAAAAATGAACCAATGTTAAATCTAAAACAATTcacaaaaatcatcaacaaatgaaaaaaaatcattaaaattcacaaaaaatctcaaaaaatcaGAACATGCAGAGTAACCCTAATTTTATTAGAAAACCTACGTTTCAACCAAAAATCACAGATTTTCTCCAAGAAacacaaaaaatcccaaaaacagagtaaaccctaattaactcgaaaaatcaggaaaaaaacccaaaaataaggaaatatacctCATCAGATTCGTCTCCTCCAAAGAATCTCAGATCTGCTGGTGTGGGGACTCGATCGTCGTATTTGGACTCCACCTCTTCACCAGGCTCCACTTCCATTTTCTCAAACCAAGCTTTGAGATAATTTCGGGTACTCGTGTTCTCCTTCTGGGCCAACCTCAAATTATTCAGATACTCGCCAGAATACGAGTGCTCGTTGTTGGGACAAATGCATTTCGAGCCCCAATCACAGTTTGAGTCAGGAATTCGTTGCCCAGAAGTACCAACCGAATAAGTCGGAAGATATTTGGAGGAAGAGGATCCCATTAAGAAATTAATAAAACCCTAATAAAACTCCGATTTTATCCCCAAAAAAATTTCACCAGAGAATCGATTACCAACCGGGATTTGGGACGACAAAGGGGACAAAACTAGAGGGGATCTCACCGGAATGTCGTTCCGGTTAAAGTTTGAGAACAATTTTGAGCGAAAACCCCAAAGATCTGAGAGATCTCACCAAAAAAAACGAAGAACATGGGCGGAGAAGGTTAGGGTTTTTAGAGAAACAGAGAGATttcttgaggagagagagggagacagGAGGAGAGAGGGAT
This Spinacia oleracea cultivar Varoflay chromosome 6, BTI_SOV_V1, whole genome shotgun sequence DNA region includes the following protein-coding sequences:
- the LOC130462625 gene encoding uncharacterized protein, translating into MGSSSSKYLPTYSVGTSGQRIPDSNCDWGSKCICPNNEHSYSGEYLNNLRLAQKENTSTRNYLKAWFEKMEVEPGEEVESKYDDRVPTPADLRFFGGDESDEEPNHSDSFDLYYVGECENTTAGPEVSDGQCSVSSPNVKEDEIKKKPPKGVDDA